GGGCCTCGCCACCCTCGGACTCGGCACCCTGTGCGGCGCCGGATACAGCGTCAGCAAGCTGGCCGCCGTGGCCGCCCACTGGGCCGGCCGCGACTGGTCGGCGCTGGACCGCAACGTCTCCCCGGCGGCCGCCGGCCTGGGCGCCGTCGTGACCGTCACCGGCATCCTGGTCCCGCTCGCCGGTCCCCGGCTGACCGCCTGGCGCCGGACCCGGCGGACCTACGCCCGCCTCGAACCCCTCGAACGCGAACTGGACGACCTCCTCACCCGTCACGCCCTGCGCCTGCCCCGCCCCCGCTGGGCCTCCCCCGCCACCCGGCTGGTGTGGCGGCAGACGAGCATCCACAACGCCCTCGGCCACCTGGACGCGTACATGGACTGCGCCCTGTACGACCGGACCCTGCGGGCCGTGCTGCGCGCGACGGACGACCCCCGGCGGGCCTCCGCCGTGGCCTGGGCGACGGTCATCACGGCGGCCGTACGGGAGGCCGCCGACGCGGCCGGCACCCGGCCCCCCTGCCCGCCCGGCCTCTTCCCCGACCGGGCCCCGGAACCGGCCGCGCTGGTGGACATCGCCGACGCCCTCGCCGCCGGCGGCCTCCCGCACGGCGCGCCCGAGCCGCAGCCGGTCGCCGCCGCCCGGAGCTCGCACGCATGAGTCTCGTCGTCTTCGTGGGGGCCGCGGCGCTCGCGCTGGCCGCCGTCGTCCTGTTCCGGCGGCCCGGCACCGTCGACCGCAACCCGCTGACGGTCTCCACGTGCGTGGCCGTCAGTCTCGGCGCCCTGGTGCTCTGCTGCTCGGCACCGGTGACCCTGGCCGCCGTCAACGACCTGACCGGCGTCCCCAACTTCGGCGCCCCGCTCACCTACGGCATGCTCTCCGCGTACAGCTGCTCCCTGCTGATCCTGCTCGTCTACTGGCGCGGCGGGCCCCGCGAACGGGTGCGGCGCATGGTCCGGTTCAGCATCGCCGCCTACGGCCCGCTGATCGTGGCCATCGTCGTGCTGTTCGTGCTCGCCGACGCGCGCACCGAGCGGCTGACCGACCTCGACACCTATTACGCGAACACGCCGTACATGCGCGAGATGATCGTGCTGTACCTGGTCGGGCACACCGCCGCCATGGTCGCGATGTGCGTCGTCTGCCTGAAGTGGGGCCGCGAGGTCACCGGGCTGCTGCGCGCCGGGCTGCGGCTGATCATGATCGGGGCGCTGCTGGACCTGCTGGGCTTCCAGCTCACCAAGTACACCGCCGTCGTGGCCCGCTGGACGGGACACGACCTCGACGGCCTGTCCACCAACGTCGCCCCGCCGATGGCCTCCCTCGCCGCCCTCGTCTGCTCCGTCGGCTTCGTGCTGCCCAGGCTGCTGCCCGCCGCCGTGGCCCACTGGTGCGGGCTGCGCGACTACTGCCGGCTCGGACCGCTGTGGTCCCGGGTCTCGTTCGTCGCCACGGCCCCGAAACCGCCCGCCGCCTGGTGGCAGCCGCCACTGGAACGGCTGCACCGGCGCGAGGTCGCCATCCACGACGCGCTGCTCGCCCTGGCCCCGTACTTCGACGACCGGGTGCGGCGGACCGCCCTGTCGGCCGCCCTGGACAGCGGCCGGACCCCGCACGAGGCGCGGGTCACGGCCGAGGCGGCCATGCTCGACGCCGCCGCCCGGCGGGCCGCCGCCCGGCAGGCGCCGCTGCCCGCGCCCAGCGGCCACCGGCTGCACGCCACCGAGGTGTCCGGCCCGGGCGCCCTGGTGGAACTGGCACAGGCCCTCGCCCGGACTCCTGCCGCGAACACGGCAGGTGAAGGTACGGTGAAGGCCTTCCAGGACTGAACGCCCTTTCCCCGGGTGCCACGCCTGGTCACCCGCCGTCCCGGCCGAGTGCGAGGAGCCCCATGTCGCGTAGAGCTGTCGTCATCGGTGCCGGACTGGCCGGGATGCTGGCCGCGGCGGCGCTGTCCGCCGTCGCCGACGAGGTGGTCGTCTGGGACCGCGACGACCTGCCCGACGGGCCCGAGCACCGCAAGGGACTCCCGCAGGGCCGCCACGCCCATCTGCTCCTCGCCGGCGGACTCGCCGCGATGGAGGACCTGCTGCCCGGCGTCGGCCTGCGGGACCGGCTGCTCGCCGCGGGCGCCAGGGAGGTCTCGCTCGCCTCCGGCATGGTGTCGCTGACCTCGGAGGGCTGGCTGCGGCGCTGGCAGGGGCCGGGACCGCACACGCTGGCGTGCAGCCGCGCCCTGCTCGACTGGGTGGTGCGGGAGGCCGTACCGGCGCACACCGGGGTGAAGGTACGCAAAGGACAGGTCGTCGAACTGACCGGCGACACATGGCGGGTCACCGGCGTACGGGTGTCGACGCCGAGCGGCAGCGAGGACCTCGACGCCGACTTCGTCGTCGACGCGAGCGGGCGCGGCTCCCGGGTGGACACCTGGCTGCGGGCGCTGGGCGTCACCGGCGTCCGCGTCCGGACCGTCGACGCCGGCCTGGTCAACGCCACGCGCGTCTACCGCATACCCGAGGGCGCCGAGGACTTCCCCGTCACCGTCCTGCACGCCGACCCCTACGGGTCCCGGCCGGGCCGCAGCGGGATGGTCCTGCCCATCGAGGGCGGCCGCTGGATGGCGAGCCTCGCCGGCACCCGCGGCGGCGAACCCCCGTCCGACCCCGACGCCTTCCTGCGCTACGCCCTCGACCTGCCCCACCCCCTCGTGGGCCGGCTGATCTCCCGCGCCGAACCGCTCACCGACGTCCACGTCAGCCGCAGCACCAGCAACCACCGGCGCTACCTGGAGAAGACCCGCCACTGGCCGGAGCGGTTCGTCGTCCTCGGGGACGCGCTGGCCACCTTCAACCCGGCCTACGGGCAGGGCATGTCGGTGGCCGCGCTCGGCGCGCGCGCCCTCGCCCGCGAACTGCACCGCGCCGGACTCACCGGGCCCGGCGTCGCCCGGCGGGCGCAGCGCGGGGCCGCCGGGGCGGTGCACGCCGCCTGGACCATGGCGGTCGGCCAGGACATCTGGTACCCCGGCACCCGCGGCGGCACCCCGGGCCTCGCGGACCGCCTCGTCACCGCGTACACCCGCCGGATGACCCGCGCCATGACCGGTTCCCACAGCGCCGCGTCCGCCGTCTGGGACGTCAGCAGCATGACCGCGGGGCCGGAACGGCTGCTGCGGCCCGCCGCGGTCCTCGCGGCGGCGCTCGGCCCGGTGAAACGCCCCCTGTCCGCACCGCCCCTGAGCCCCGGCGAACTCAGGGCGGCCGGCCTCGCCCAGGGCCTGTCGTCCGGATCCGGCCGGCCGTGAGGTGCGGCGCCTTCCGGTACGTGCAGCTGCACGACGGAGGAGGGAGCCGAAACGGAGCTTCGGCGCGTGACGACACGCGGCAGATGTGCGTGCCGGACCCCGCGGCGACGGGATGATCCGGACGACGGGCCCTGGCCCCGGGGACCGGCCGGCGGCCCGCCGGCCCGGCGGCGGGACCTGCCCGGCCACCCACCGCAGGAGCGCGGGAAGCGGCGCGGCACCGGCCCGCACCCGCACCCGACCCGCACCCGCACCCGCACCCGCACCCGCACCCGCACCCGCACCCGCACCCGCACCCAACCACCACAACGCACCGCAGGGGCGCGGGAAGCGGCGCGGTGGCCGGCACCGGCCCGCACCGCGCACACCGCCGCAACCCGCCCCAGAGGCGCGGGGAACCGCGCGACCAGCCCCCCACCGGCCCGCCCCCGCCCGGGGGGGGCCACGCGCGGCCGGCGGCGGCCGCTAGCCCGCGAACACCCCCTGCGCGAACCCCTGGCCCGCCCCCGGGATCACCAGGAGGGAGCCCGCCAGGGGGTGCGGGGCGGTCAGGCCCACGCGGGCCGTCGTGACGTACAGGTCCCTGAGGTCGGGCCCCCCGAACGCGCACGCCGTGACGCGGGGAGTCGGCAGCGGGACGACCCGGTCCAGCTCGCCGCCGGGCGTGTAGCGGCGGACCGCCCCGCCGTCCCACAGCGCCACCCACACACAGCCCTCCGCGTCGACGGTGAGGCCGTCCGGGAAGCCCGCGCCCTCCTCGATCTCGGCGAGGGGGCGGCGCCCGGTCACCCGGGTGCCCTCGACGTCGAAGACGTCGATGCGGCGGGTCGGGGTGTCGACGTAGTACATCAGGCGCCCGTCCGGGCTCCAGCCCGTGCCGTTGCTGACGGTCACGTCGTCCAGGACGACGTCCACCGTGCCGTCGCCGGTGAGCCTGGACAGCGTGCCGCCGCCGGGCGCCTCGTCGTAGCGCATGGTGCCCGCCCACAGCGCGCCGTCGGGGGCGACGGCCGCGTCGTTGGCGCGGCGGCCGGGGACCGGCTCGTGGTGCAGCCAGCGGAAGGCGCCGTCGGGGTCGAGGAGGCCGACGCCGTCACGGAGGTTGAGGACGAGACCGCCGCCCGCCCGCGGCTTGACCGCGCCGATGTGCTGCCCGGTGGTGCGGACCGTGCGGCGGCCGGTGCCCGGTTCCCAGGTGTGCAGCCGGGAGCCGAGGATGTCGATCCACAGCAGGCGGTCACCGGCGGCGTCCCAGGTGGGGCCTTCGCCGAGGGTGGCCTCGGCGCGTACCGCGACCTCGTACGCCGTCACGCCGCCACGCCCCGGTGGCCGAGCCGCTCGGAGAGTTCGGCGGCACCCTTGGCGGCGAGCTGTTCGAGTTCGGCGCGGCGCTCCTCGCTCCAGCGGATCATCGGCACGGAGATGGAGAGCGCGGCGACCACCTTCCCGGTGCGGTCGCGGACCGGCGCGGCCACGCAGCTGACGTCCGGGTTGGACTCGCGGCTCTCCACGGCGATCCCGCGGTGGCGGATCTCGGCCAGGGCCTCCCGCAGCGCGGCCGGCTCGGTGATGCTGTTCGGTGTCATCGCGACCAGCTCCGCGTCGTCGGGGACGCGGGCGGCGAGTTCCGGTTCGGGGAGGGAGGCGAGCAGCATCTTGCCGACGGAGGTGCAGTGGGCCGGCAGGCGGCGGCCGGCGGCGGAGACCATGCGCACCGCGTGGGTGGAGTCGACCTTGGCGATGTAGATGACGTCGGTGCCTTCGAGGATGGCGACGTGCACGGTCTCGTCGCAGGTCTCGGCGACGCTCCGGGCGACGTGCTGGCCCTCGGCGGCGAGGTCGAGCTGTTCGGCGTAGCGGCTGCCGAGCTGGTACGGGCGCACGCCCAGCCGGTAGCGTCCGGGCTGGCCGGGCACCTGGACGATGTACGACCGGGCGGCGAGCGTGGTGACCAGCTCGTGGACGGTGGTGCGGGGCAGCTGGAGCCTGCGCACGATGTCGGGGGCGGAGAGCGTCCCGTCACCGTCGAGGAACAGTTCCAGGATGTCGAGAGCCCGGGTCACGGCAGGTACGAGACGTCCCACGGCCGACCCCTCCCTGTGTTCGAGATTTCAACTGATGGTCGTAATAGCGAACACAGGCTACTCATGGAGCCTTCGGCGGGGCAATGCTTCGGCCGCAGCACCCTGGGCCCGCTTCTCGAGCCGGGTTTCGACGCCGGCGGCACGAGCCCGGGCGCGAACCGCGCCCCCGTGCTGCCGTGTCCCGGGGGCTCGTACCGGGGCGCGTCCGCCGAACCGCCCTGGAGCCCGGCCGGTTCGGCGAGCACGGTCCCGTACGTCCGAGCCCGTCTGCGACACTCGCCCCATGAGCGGCACCCGGCCCCCCTTCACCCCCCTCGACTTCCAGCTGGTCCTGCTGCGCCGGATGGCCGACCACAACCCCGACCTGGTGGCCGACGCCCGCCGCGCGCTCGGGGTCTCCCTGACCGACATGCGGGAGGCGAACAGACGCTGGCAGGCCATGGTCCGCTCGCCGCGGGGCCGGACGGCCGCCGGCCGCTACCGCTCCGTCCTCGGCGCCCCGGAGTCCCGCACTCCCCGTCGCATCGGCGACCTGGAGTGCGAGGCCTGGCAGTGGCCGGTCCCCCTCTGGCCGGACCTGCGCTTCGAGGTGCTGGCCGGTGCGGGCGGCGCGGTCTGGAACGAGTGGCTGGTGCGTGCCCCGGGCGCCGCTGCTCCGGCCCTGCGCACCCTCGCCGACCTCACTCCCTGGTCCTGCACCATCGACGAGGCCGCCCGTGCCTTCGCCCCCGCCCGCCCCCTCCAGGGCACGGCTCCGACCCGCTGGGGCCTCGTCCTCACGGGGCCGGGCGGGGAGGAGGCCGTGGCCGAGTTCACCTGGGGGCTGTTCCAGCGGGTGCTGTCGCCGCCCGCCCCGGTCCCGCCGAAGCCGGGCTGAGCAGGTGCCCGGCCCGCCGCCGGCCGCTCCCCCGCGACGGCCACTCCCCCCGCCGGCCGCCCCGCCGGCCGCCCCGCCGCCACTCCCCGGGCGGCCTGCGGAACTTCGCCGCGCCGTCGTGCGTTCGCAGGGACGACCGATCGTACGAGGTGCGGTCCCGCGGTGGTGCCGGACTCGGGGGAAGTGAGCGACTCATGGCCATGGTGGGCCTGTTCTGGATCGTCGAGGGCGACGTGTACGTGGGGGCGAAGCCGTCCGGGCTGGCTCCCGGGGTGCGTCTGACCCCCGAGGGTGTGCTGGCCCTCGGAGAGCGGCAGTCCGGCCTCCATCTGTGGGAGGACATACGGGAGCTGACGGTGACGGGCGTCCCGGTGAAGTCCCTCAAGCGGCAGGTCGGCCTGGTCAGGGACCTGGCCGTCGACATGGTGACGAACCTGGCCCTGCCCATCGGCCCGAGCCAGACGGACCAGGGCCCGGCGTCGATGACGGTGCGCGTGGAGTCGCCGGGCGGCGCACACGCGCTGACCGCCTACGCGGCCGCGGCTGTCGGCTACTCCCCGGCGGAGGCCGACCTGTCCCACACCGTCCTGTCCCGCCTCACGGAGGGCGCCGCGACGATGGCCACGACGCTGGCGGCGATGTCGGAGTGGGGCCGTACGCGGGAGGACGAGGGGACGCCCCGGGCCGCGGAGCGGGAGCGGCTGCTGCGGGAGTGGGCGGGGTAGGGCGTCCGGCGTCCGCCCGGGGACCCGGCGTCGCCCGGGACCGTGCGTCCCGGCCCGAGCCGCGACACGGGACCGGAGCCCGGCTCCCCGGCCCGGGTCGTCCGGTCGCGGTCCCCGGCCCCCCGGGGACGGGTGCGCCCACGCCGGCTCCGCGGGGTCGGACGCGGCGCGGGCCACCTCGTCGAGGTCCGGGTCCCCGCCCGGCGGTCCGTGTGGTGCGGTGCGGTCACCGGGATGTCCTGGCTGCGTAACAGGCAGCCAGGACATCCGCCCCGGCCACCCCGGCGGCTCATAAGATCTTCACATTCAAACTATCCCGGCCGGGAGGGTTCCGGCGGGCTTCAGTGTGGGGATCATCATGCGCATTCGCTCCTTCGTGGGCGCCCTCTGCGGCGCCCTGGCTCTTTCCGCGCTCGCCGTCCCGGCGGCCCAGGCGGAGGAGAACCCCCTCACCTTCTCCAGCGTCGCCATCAACAGCGGTCAGCCGCTGGTCGTGGGCACCGGCACGCCGAAGCAGTTCCGCGTGCACTACAACGTCCACCACACCCACGAGCTGTACACCTCCGCGGCGACCCTCTACGCGGGGGGCCTCGACACGCGCAGCGCCCAGAGCCGGCCGGTGAGCGAGCCGACCTGCCGGGACCTGAGCGACACCGTCGCGCGCTGCGTGCAGACGCTGGCCATCGACCCGAAGTCGCTCGTCGACAACGGGGTCGCCGGCACCTGGCACGTCTACCTCCAGGCGACCGACGCGGACCACAACGTGGCCGGCAAGGGCGGCCTGTACCCGACGAAGGTGCTGCGCGCCTCCACCCTGGCCCACACCGACGCCGCCCCCGAGCCGGTCGCCAAGGGCAGGACCCTGACCATCACCGGCAAGCTCGCCCACGCCGACTGGACCACCCACACCTACACCGGGCAGGCAGGCCGGCCGGTGGCGCTGCAGTTCCGTCCCGACGGCGGCTCCTACGCCACGGTGAAGACGGTCGACACCGGCAGCGGCGGCGCGCTGAAGACCACGGTGACCGCGGAGACCTCCGGCGCCTGGCGCTGGTACTACGCGGGTGACTCCGCCACCGTCAACGGGGTCGTCGCCGTCGGTGACGCCGTCCTCGTCGAGTAGCCGGTCAACCGGCCGTTCGGGCAGCGGGCCGAGCGGCCGGAGGGCGCGGTCCCGGGCCTCGTCCCGCCGCGCCCAGCACCGCCTCGACCACCCGCGCCATCGACACCGGGTGCAGGCCGAGGAACAAGTTCGGTTCCACCAGCTCCAGTTCCATGACGACGGGCCGGCCGTCCTCCCCGTCCACCAGGTCGACGCGCGCGTACAGCAGCCGGGCCGGGTCGGGGACGGCGGCCAGGGCCCGTTCGGCGACCGCCAGTTCGGCGGCGCTCGGCTGCCACGCCGCCACCCCCGGATGCGGCACCTTCGGCGCGTCGTAGGCCGTCCCCGGCGTGAGGACGGCCCCCTTGCGGCTGGCGTGCAGCAGCGAGCCGCCGAAGAACTGCAGCGCCCGCTCCCCGGTGACGTCGACGGCCCGCAGATAGGGCTGCACCATCGCGGTGAACCCTTCCTCGTGCATCCGCGCCAGCTGCCGTACGGCGGTCTCCCGCTGATCCGGGGTGTAGCGGGCGGCGAACCGGGCGCCGGCGCCGGAGGTGGGCTTGACGACGTACTCGTGGTCGTCCGGCAGGTCGGGGCGCTCGCCGGGGGCGATGTACCGGGTGGGCACGGTCGGCACCCCGGCCTCCGCGAGTTCCCCGAGGTAGCGCTTGTCGGCGTTCCACCGCACCACGTCCGCCGGGTTCGCCAGCCGCGTGAGCGCCTGGCACTTCTCGGCCCACTCCAGGAACTCCTGCGCCCGCCAGCTGTAGTCCCAGGTGGACCGGATCAGCGCGAGGTCGAAGGCGGACCAGTCGGCGCCCTGGTCGTCCCACGCCACGACCCGGGTGTCCGCGCCCGCCTCCCGCAGCGCGCGTTCCAGTGCCGGCAGATCCCGGTCGACGGCCACTTCCGGTCCGGGACGGCAGGTGACCAGGGCTATACGGGACGGCATGGCGGCATTTCCCTCCGGACGACGGCTGACCGGGCGCAGGCTAACAACGCTCCCGCGGCCGGAACAGTGCGGGAGGCGGCGGCCTGATAGGAACGAACGGGTATGCCGACCCCGACAGCCCGTCCCGACGGCCAAGGAGTACGCCGCGTGTCCTCTCTCTTCCCCGCGCTCGCCGACGGCGCCGCAGGCGCGCGCCCCGCCCTCCGGTTCGGCCCGCGGTCCCTGACCTACGCCCAGCTCGCCTCGGCCGCCGGTGCGGTGGCCCAGCGGGTGCGGGGCGCCGGGCGGGTCGCCGTGTGGGCGACGCCGGAGCTGGAGACGGCCGTCGGGACGGTGGGCGCCCTCCTCGCGGGGGTGCCCGTGGTGCCGCTGAACCCGAGGTCCGGGGAGCGGGAGCTGGAGCACGTGCTGGGCGACAGCGCGCCCGCCGCCGTACTGGCCGCACCCGGTGACGACCTGCCCGCCGCGCTCGCCGGGCCCGCGCGGATCGATGTCGACGTCACCGCCGTGGGCGCCCGCCCGGAGGAGACCGCCGGCGACGGCGACCCGGCGCTCGTCGTCTACACCTCCGGCACCACCGGCCCGCCCAAGGGCGCCGTCATCCCGCGCCGGGCGATCGCCGCCACCCTGGACGCGCTCGCGGACGCCTGGCAGTGGACCGGGGACGACGTGCTGGTGCAGGGGCTGCCGCTGTTCCACGTGCACGGGCTGGTGCTGGGTGTCCTCGGCCCGCTGCGCCGGGGCGGCGCCGTGCGGCACCTCGGGCGGTTCACCACCGAGGGGGTGGCGGCCGAGCTCGGCTCGGGCGCGACCATGCTGTTCGGGGTGCCGACGATGTACCACCGGATCGCGGAGGCGCTGCCGGGGGACCCCGGGCTGGTGGAGGCGCTGTCCGGCGCCCGGCTGCTGGTCTCCGGGTCGGCCGCGCTGCCGGTGCACGACCACGAGCGGATCGCGGCGGCGACGGGGCGGCGGGTGATCGAGCGGTACGGCATGACGGAGACGCTGATGAACACCAGCGTCCGCGCCGACGGCGAGGCCCGGCCCGGGACGGTGGGGGTGCCGCTGCCGGGGGTGGAGCTGCGGCTGGTGGAGGAGGACGGGTCGGAGGTGTCCGCGTACGACGGGGAGACCGTCGGCGAGATCCAGGTGCGCGGCCCCAACCTGTTCACCGAGTACCTGAACCGGCCCGACGCCACGGCCGCCGCGTTCACCGCCGACGGCTGGTTCCGTACCGGGGACATGGCGGTGCGGGACCCCGACGGCCAGGTCCGGATCGTGGGCCGCAAGGCGACGGACCTGATCAAGAGCGGCGGGTACAAGATCGGCGCCGGGGAGATCGAGAACGCCCTGCTGGAGCATCCGGGGGTGCGGGAGGCCGCCGTCACCGGGGAGCCCGACCCGGACCTGGGCGAGCGGATCGTCGCCTGGATCGTGCCCGCCGACCGCGAACGCCCGCCCGAGGCGGACGAGTTGGCGGACCACGTCGCCCGGCGACTCGCCCCGCACAAGCGGCCCCGGGTGGTCCGCCACCTCGACGTCCTGCCCCGCAACGACATGGGCAAGATCATGAAGCGGGCGCTGGGCCGTGGCTGAACGCCGTCCGAGCGCCCGTGATGCCATCGCCCTCGTCGCCGACCGCTTCGCGGAACTGCCCTGCGCCATGAGGGACTACGCGCCCGACGGCCCCCTCGGCTGGCAGGGCTACGACGCCTCCCGGGCCCGCGCCGCCGAGCGCACCGGCGAGGCGGAGTCGGTGGTGTGCGGCACCGCCGAGGTCGAGGGCGGCCGGGCGGTGCTGATCGCCTTCGAGTTCGGCTTCCTCGGCGGCTCGCTGGGCGAGCGCACCGGGGACCGGCT
Above is a genomic segment from Streptomyces glaucescens containing:
- a CDS encoding MAB_1171c family putative transporter, producing MNALTNYLSAGLLWLGLLLKSPDLLRHRHDPYLRSICAVLALAGLCFLLGAPPTVGAVNRLSGVPNLAAPVTYVAITAYSAASQVLVVRWRGGPGMRRTARRWVLAYTAVVTGIVVTFLLGEAPVERRTDLDTYYASTPYIREMILLYLLGHLTASAVTTVSALRWARRVRGWLRAGLATLGLGTLCGAGYSVSKLAAVAAHWAGRDWSALDRNVSPAAAGLGAVVTVTGILVPLAGPRLTAWRRTRRTYARLEPLERELDDLLTRHALRLPRPRWASPATRLVWRQTSIHNALGHLDAYMDCALYDRTLRAVLRATDDPRRASAVAWATVITAAVREAADAAGTRPPCPPGLFPDRAPEPAALVDIADALAAGGLPHGAPEPQPVAAARSSHA
- a CDS encoding MAB_1171c family putative transporter, with translation MSLVVFVGAAALALAAVVLFRRPGTVDRNPLTVSTCVAVSLGALVLCCSAPVTLAAVNDLTGVPNFGAPLTYGMLSAYSCSLLILLVYWRGGPRERVRRMVRFSIAAYGPLIVAIVVLFVLADARTERLTDLDTYYANTPYMREMIVLYLVGHTAAMVAMCVVCLKWGREVTGLLRAGLRLIMIGALLDLLGFQLTKYTAVVARWTGHDLDGLSTNVAPPMASLAALVCSVGFVLPRLLPAAVAHWCGLRDYCRLGPLWSRVSFVATAPKPPAAWWQPPLERLHRREVAIHDALLALAPYFDDRVRRTALSAALDSGRTPHEARVTAEAAMLDAAARRAAARQAPLPAPSGHRLHATEVSGPGALVELAQALARTPAANTAGEGTVKAFQD
- a CDS encoding FAD-dependent monooxygenase — encoded protein: MSRRAVVIGAGLAGMLAAAALSAVADEVVVWDRDDLPDGPEHRKGLPQGRHAHLLLAGGLAAMEDLLPGVGLRDRLLAAGAREVSLASGMVSLTSEGWLRRWQGPGPHTLACSRALLDWVVREAVPAHTGVKVRKGQVVELTGDTWRVTGVRVSTPSGSEDLDADFVVDASGRGSRVDTWLRALGVTGVRVRTVDAGLVNATRVYRIPEGAEDFPVTVLHADPYGSRPGRSGMVLPIEGGRWMASLAGTRGGEPPSDPDAFLRYALDLPHPLVGRLISRAEPLTDVHVSRSTSNHRRYLEKTRHWPERFVVLGDALATFNPAYGQGMSVAALGARALARELHRAGLTGPGVARRAQRGAAGAVHAAWTMAVGQDIWYPGTRGGTPGLADRLVTAYTRRMTRAMTGSHSAASAVWDVSSMTAGPERLLRPAAVLAAALGPVKRPLSAPPLSPGELRAAGLAQGLSSGSGRP
- a CDS encoding SMP-30/gluconolactonase/LRE family protein, whose protein sequence is MTAYEVAVRAEATLGEGPTWDAAGDRLLWIDILGSRLHTWEPGTGRRTVRTTGQHIGAVKPRAGGGLVLNLRDGVGLLDPDGAFRWLHHEPVPGRRANDAAVAPDGALWAGTMRYDEAPGGGTLSRLTGDGTVDVVLDDVTVSNGTGWSPDGRLMYYVDTPTRRIDVFDVEGTRVTGRRPLAEIEEGAGFPDGLTVDAEGCVWVALWDGGAVRRYTPGGELDRVVPLPTPRVTACAFGGPDLRDLYVTTARVGLTAPHPLAGSLLVIPGAGQGFAQGVFAG
- a CDS encoding IclR family transcriptional regulator, with translation MGRLVPAVTRALDILELFLDGDGTLSAPDIVRRLQLPRTTVHELVTTLAARSYIVQVPGQPGRYRLGVRPYQLGSRYAEQLDLAAEGQHVARSVAETCDETVHVAILEGTDVIYIAKVDSTHAVRMVSAAGRRLPAHCTSVGKMLLASLPEPELAARVPDDAELVAMTPNSITEPAALREALAEIRHRGIAVESRESNPDVSCVAAPVRDRTGKVVAALSISVPMIRWSEERRAELEQLAAKGAAELSERLGHRGVAA
- a CDS encoding ATP-grasp domain-containing protein, encoding MPSRIALVTCRPGPEVAVDRDLPALERALREAGADTRVVAWDDQGADWSAFDLALIRSTWDYSWRAQEFLEWAEKCQALTRLANPADVVRWNADKRYLGELAEAGVPTVPTRYIAPGERPDLPDDHEYVVKPTSGAGARFAARYTPDQRETAVRQLARMHEEGFTAMVQPYLRAVDVTGERALQFFGGSLLHASRKGAVLTPGTAYDAPKVPHPGVAAWQPSAAELAVAERALAAVPDPARLLYARVDLVDGEDGRPVVMELELVEPNLFLGLHPVSMARVVEAVLGAAGRGPGPRPPAARPAARTAG
- a CDS encoding acyl-CoA synthetase, whose product is MSSLFPALADGAAGARPALRFGPRSLTYAQLASAAGAVAQRVRGAGRVAVWATPELETAVGTVGALLAGVPVVPLNPRSGERELEHVLGDSAPAAVLAAPGDDLPAALAGPARIDVDVTAVGARPEETAGDGDPALVVYTSGTTGPPKGAVIPRRAIAATLDALADAWQWTGDDVLVQGLPLFHVHGLVLGVLGPLRRGGAVRHLGRFTTEGVAAELGSGATMLFGVPTMYHRIAEALPGDPGLVEALSGARLLVSGSAALPVHDHERIAAATGRRVIERYGMTETLMNTSVRADGEARPGTVGVPLPGVELRLVEEDGSEVSAYDGETVGEIQVRGPNLFTEYLNRPDATAAAFTADGWFRTGDMAVRDPDGQVRIVGRKATDLIKSGGYKIGAGEIENALLEHPGVREAAVTGEPDPDLGERIVAWIVPADRERPPEADELADHVARRLAPHKRPRVVRHLDVLPRNDMGKIMKRALGRG